Proteins from a genomic interval of Bradyrhizobium sp. CCGB01:
- a CDS encoding dihydrodipicolinate synthase family protein produces MIAAAATPIGSRRQIDQPRLIEHCRWLLESGGCDAVNLLGTTGEATSFALQQRVEAMSHVSKAGLPMSRFMVGTGAAAVDDAIALTRAAEDMGFAGALLVPPFYCKGITEDTVVNYVQKIIDEAGLKQTRLYLYHIPQFSGVPYTIDIVERVKLKNPNVLRGVKDSSGDLAYSRELARRLPGIDVFPCSEGTLSSANEHGFAGCISATTNVSGALAQEAWRSRGTDAGRRAGDKAMAIREILSRFPLVPAVKWAVSLVHADPFWRRLQPPLASLSADQAKALEAALPELN; encoded by the coding sequence GTGATTGCGGCTGCTGCAACGCCAATCGGATCTAGGAGGCAAATCGATCAACCTCGATTGATCGAGCATTGCAGATGGTTGCTCGAATCGGGCGGATGCGACGCAGTCAATCTCCTTGGCACGACCGGCGAAGCGACATCGTTCGCATTGCAACAGCGCGTGGAGGCGATGTCCCACGTATCGAAGGCGGGATTGCCGATGTCCCGGTTTATGGTTGGTACGGGCGCGGCGGCAGTTGACGATGCTATTGCTCTTACAAGAGCCGCCGAGGATATGGGTTTCGCAGGTGCGCTCCTCGTGCCGCCCTTTTATTGCAAGGGCATAACTGAGGACACCGTCGTGAATTACGTGCAAAAGATCATCGATGAAGCAGGTTTGAAGCAAACGAGGCTCTACCTCTATCATATTCCGCAGTTCTCAGGTGTGCCGTACACGATCGACATCGTGGAACGCGTCAAGCTGAAGAATCCAAACGTTTTGAGAGGCGTGAAAGATTCGTCCGGCGATCTAGCATACTCCAGAGAGCTGGCGAGGCGTCTGCCGGGAATCGATGTTTTTCCCTGCTCTGAAGGAACTCTTTCGTCAGCGAACGAGCATGGGTTTGCCGGGTGCATTTCCGCTACCACCAATGTGAGTGGCGCTCTGGCGCAGGAGGCTTGGAGATCGAGGGGAACTGACGCAGGCAGACGTGCGGGCGACAAGGCCATGGCGATCCGCGAAATTCTGTCGAGGTTTCCCCTTGTACCTGCAGTCAAATGGGCAGTTTCACTCGTTCATGCGGATCCGTTCTGGAGACGCTTGCAGCCCCCTTTGGCTTCACTGAGTGCAGACCAAGCAAAGGCCTTGGAAGCTGCACTGCCAGAGCTGAACTAA